The following are encoded together in the Aerococcus mictus genome:
- a CDS encoding collagen-flanked surface repeat-containing protein: MLGKNNVKLYREKMANKFYRYSIKRLNIGVASVAVAVGLLFMGDASVVRAAANEVADSESKVTLPSSQDPGLSSGQGQSSPVELAGQDKAASLDNKAKASQPTSPQVSDNQPATLPVTETSPASPTATTPTEAPKAEATNPATPSADPTPSTAEVTPSPAPEEILATTYDAPENAQPPVVTNSLQIVNERLEGDKNGQRYQDYFGGQAEAGKTIKAVYIHNGVETPIGETVAESDGYWKIPLASVKALQDGDKVRVSDGTNSQEVPVDSQYGGFIDKAPQLTNEKGTGNLTLASKKFYLSFLNGEREKLAAVGAKALITYPGSDQPQEVPINNVDDKVTVNIPAEHLPLKVVAGKKLNDIDNSGIEITYVDRKGRPIVSASDVNRESVDKTYTDKKRYFNVLDAGQVSNRPQIVDIYKISGTVYDDHNGDGSSTGDQTLSNIKVNLYNPDDGKLLASTTTDLNGNYTFADLPGYNSYVVKFEEPNRFATVNAGKQFVGTEKFIRNLKKDEVVDTAFRKIKHYEVRTETDKHSSSVETTPLLPKGVRVVKQTGHDGVNRVIYEQTRDVLGDEDLTEENFKDYYTKKNSKELIKRQDEVILEGTGPALPDLAIDVQTKPGEKDGKKGTYVTFTYPKYDQNGNKTLETKTAFIPDGAKGDKGDTGAQGPQGEKGEKGAQGLQGPQGQPGKDGGTPRVEIVKNEKKPDDPSSVNSYTIKITNPDGTSHQAVIADGKDGKSPEIDWVDNKDDTYTVKVKDVDGTTHSATIRSGKDGLTPKVTAKRNTANNGVILTITPQIRNEKGEIVDGKEKSVEIKDGERGPQGEQGPQGPKGDTGERGPQGEKGKDGKDGQSPSISTKNNGDGSYTLTITNPDGSTNSTVIKNGVDGKDGLAPTVTAKRNQDNHGVTLTITPRSRDEKGNIVTGTPQTVEIQDGAKGDKGDQGPKGDKGDQGPAGTKGKDAAPLTVTKTEKDKDGNTVVTLSDGTVLNIAKGDKGEKGNPGEKGTKGDKGDTGAQGAAGSHGKNGVDGKSPEISSAENTDGSHTITIKNPNGTTTSFVVKNGEKGAQGPQGERGEKGEDGAQGAPGLNGKDGLAPTVTAKRNAANNGVTLTITPQIRDEKGNIVDGKPQTVEIADGLKGDKGERGLQGERGLQGAPGLNGKTFAPVLTKDKDGVTTIKFYPVNPETGKPDTNKEAVASGEIKDGEKGEPGAQGPKGENGKSPEVSTAETKDGHTITIKNPDGSTTSFEVKNGQKGDQGERGLQGAAGANGQDGLAPKVTAVRNQANDGVTLTITPQSRDAKGKIVDGTPQSVDIKDGAKGEAGAQGLAGKDGLAPKVTAKRNDANNGLTLTITPQIRDEKGNIVDGKPQTVEINDGLKGDPGATGAQGPKGDKGDQGERGLQGAPGLNGKTFAPVLTKDKDGVTTIKFYPVNPETGKVDTTKEAVATGEIKDGAKGDKGETGAQGPKGDTGAQGPQGQKGDKGDQGERGPQGAPGLEGKSPEISSTENTDGTHTITIKNPNGATTSFVVKNGEKGEAGAPGLNGKDGKSPIVSAQRGFSDNAKKVPGTWLRIKNPDTLETTNNIFIPDGAKGEKGDQGAAGANGKDGVDGKSPEISTSENPDGTHTITIKNPNGTTTSFVVKNGEKGERGLQGERGEKGEAGAQGPKGDKGDQGERGLAGDNGKSFAPVITKDKNGVTTIKFYPVNPENGKPDTTKEAVASGEIKDGAKGEKGKDGVDGKSPEVSTAETKDGHTVTIKNPDGSTTSFEVKNGQKGDKGDQGERGPQGTAGVNGQDGLAPKVTAVRNQANDGVTLTITPQSRDAKGKIVDGTPQSVDIKDGAKGEAGAQGLAGKDGLAPKVSAERNAANNGLTLTITPQIRDEKGNIVDGKPHTVDVHDGLKGDDGKSFAPVLTKDKDGVTTIKFYPVNPATGKADTSKEAVATGEIKDGEKGDKGEKGDRGEVGPQGPKGDKGDTGAQGLQGQRGEKGETGARGPQGEKGAEGKSPEISTSENADGSHTITIKNPSGTTTSFVVKNGEKGQAGAPGKDGKLPVVFAQRGFSDNTKKVPGTWLRIKNPDTLETTNNIFIPDGAKGEKGDQGERGAQGAAGTNGKDGVDGKSPVISTKDNDNGSHTVTIKNPDGSMTSFEVKDGQKGDKGDRGEVGPQGPKGDKGDTGAQGPQGERGEKGETGARGPQGEKGAEGKSPEISTSENADGSHTITIKNPNGTTTSFVVKNGEKGQAGAPGKDGKSPVVFAQRGFSDNTKKVPGTWLRIKNPDTLETTNNIFIPDGAKGDQGAAGTNGKDGVDGKSPEISSTENADGTHTITIKNPNGTTTSFTVKNGTPGAKGEKGDKGEKGDRGEVGPQGPKGDKGDTGAQGPQGERGEKGETGARGPQGEKGAEGKSPEISTTENADGSHTITIKNPNGTTTSFVVKNGEKGQAGAPGKDGKSPVVFAQRGFSDNTKKVPGTWLRIKNPDTLETTNNIFIPDGAKGDKGDQGAAGVNGKDGKDAAPLTVTKAEKDKDGNTVVTLSDGTVLNIAKGDKGDQGLPGEKGAKGDKGERGEKGEKGETGARGPQGEKGAEGKSPEISTTENADGSHTITIKNPNGTTTSFTVKNGTPGAKGEKGDKGDQGERGLQGERGAQGTAGTNGKDGKDGKSPLISTKDNGDGSHTITITNPDGSTTTTTLKNGKDGEKGKDAAPLTVTKTEKDKDGNTVVTLSDGTVLNIAKGDKGDQGLPGEKGAKGDKGDTGAQGPQGERGEKGETGAQGPQGEKGKDGKSPEVSTTETPDGHTITIKNPDGSTTSFEVKNGQKGEKGDKGDRGERGLQGERGAQGAAGSNGKDGKSPEVSTTETPEGHTITIKNPDGSTTSFEVKNGQKGEKGDKGDKGDAGSNGKDGKDGKSITVTHTAKDDQGNTLVTLSDGTVLTIAKGDKGEKGDKGDQGERGAQGIAGSNGKNGKDGKDGKTYLPVVERTSYGNLINFYPVNPETGKVDTTKEPVARAIVKDGLDGLAPKITARRNATNDGVIITVTPQVRGTDRSVSDDKPEVTELKDGKSPDVDVTTDANGNHVVTITKTNGKQKSVTITNGKDGKAPIVETLPGKDKEGHSGTKILVKHPDTGAVISESFVRDGKDGKDGKDGKAPIVETKPGQDRAGQTGAYIIVKNPDTGAVISETFISDGKDGESPKVETTPATNDKGEKGHYISFTHPKTGQTISKVFVKDGKDGKDGKDGQDGLTPDIKPVFDKNGKQIGVEIRLTDRNGKLLSREFIYNGEDGQTPIIETEPSDNPQQPGTKIIYKNPKTGEVIRQVFVRDGKDGKDGKDGRDGRDGRDGKDAQGVEKITVNNNGDLVIINSNQTTQVIPRPNKGGIKDAKVDDAGHLIISLDDGRTIDAGLVRGKDGRDGRDGKDGKDGKDGRGIKNVKVTDNGDFIVVYTDYSIEVAGNVCGTCPNPSKPDQAKPGKPVNPDKPGTPDKPAQPDQPGNPKKPGNPDKPVNPENPGKSDQPGHPDKTTDQGDEPKSQDKEKTPESPQDKPSPKTPETPRSTDTDEPKEPKNQEEIPTEHTDQLVTTKVHKKQGTPVKAYKLNHPKALKASGNAPVNGQDLTAVPSQATKQEVAKIKSHAASLPKTGSEADSTLPVLLAAALLLTGTGLVTISKKDESL; encoded by the coding sequence TAATATTCCTGCCGAGCACTTGCCTTTAAAAGTTGTCGCTGGCAAGAAATTGAATGACATTGATAATTCTGGGATTGAAATTACCTATGTCGACCGCAAGGGTAGACCGATTGTATCTGCTAGCGATGTCAATAGAGAGTCTGTAGACAAAACCTACACCGATAAGAAACGCTATTTCAACGTACTAGATGCTGGTCAAGTCTCCAATCGTCCACAAATTGTTGATATCTATAAGATTTCTGGGACGGTATACGATGACCACAATGGTGATGGGTCAAGTACAGGCGACCAAACCCTAAGCAATATTAAGGTGAACCTCTACAACCCTGACGATGGGAAGTTGCTTGCCAGCACAACCACCGACTTGAACGGTAATTACACTTTCGCAGACTTGCCTGGCTACAATAGCTATGTGGTGAAGTTTGAAGAACCTAATCGTTTCGCCACGGTGAATGCAGGCAAGCAATTTGTCGGCACGGAAAAATTCATTAGGAATCTCAAGAAAGATGAAGTAGTTGACACAGCCTTCCGCAAGATCAAGCACTATGAAGTGCGTACGGAAACCGACAAGCACAGCTCATCGGTTGAGACCACCCCACTACTGCCTAAAGGTGTCCGCGTGGTTAAACAAACCGGCCATGACGGGGTCAACCGCGTGATTTATGAACAAACCCGTGATGTCTTAGGCGATGAGGACTTAACCGAAGAAAACTTCAAGGATTACTACACCAAGAAGAATTCCAAGGAATTGATTAAGCGCCAAGATGAAGTCATTCTTGAAGGAACCGGCCCAGCCCTCCCAGACCTAGCCATTGATGTCCAAACCAAACCCGGTGAAAAAGATGGCAAAAAGGGAACCTATGTGACCTTCACCTATCCCAAATATGACCAAAATGGCAATAAAACCCTTGAAACCAAGACTGCTTTCATTCCAGATGGTGCCAAAGGTGATAAGGGTGACACCGGTGCTCAAGGTCCACAAGGTGAAAAAGGTGAGAAGGGCGCCCAAGGTCTTCAAGGTCCACAAGGCCAACCCGGTAAGGATGGCGGAACGCCTCGGGTAGAAATCGTTAAAAACGAGAAGAAACCAGATGATCCTAGCTCGGTGAATTCTTACACCATCAAAATTACTAACCCTGATGGAACCAGCCACCAAGCAGTCATTGCCGATGGTAAAGATGGCAAGTCTCCTGAAATTGACTGGGTCGATAATAAAGATGATACTTATACAGTAAAAGTTAAAGATGTTGATGGAACTACTCACTCCGCCACAATCCGAAGCGGGAAAGATGGCCTGACACCAAAAGTTACTGCCAAACGCAATACGGCCAATAATGGAGTTATTTTAACTATCACTCCGCAAATCCGTAATGAAAAGGGCGAAATCGTTGACGGTAAAGAAAAAAGCGTTGAAATCAAAGATGGCGAACGCGGTCCACAAGGAGAACAAGGTCCACAGGGTCCAAAAGGTGACACCGGCGAACGCGGCCCACAAGGTGAAAAAGGTAAAGATGGCAAAGATGGCCAGTCCCCATCCATTTCAACCAAGAATAATGGTGACGGCAGCTACACACTGACTATCACCAATCCAGATGGCTCAACCAATAGCACCGTGATCAAGAATGGTGTCGATGGTAAAGATGGTCTGGCCCCAACAGTCACTGCTAAACGTAACCAAGATAATCATGGGGTAACCCTAACCATCACTCCACGGTCCCGAGACGAAAAAGGTAATATCGTCACTGGAACTCCACAAACAGTGGAAATTCAAGATGGCGCCAAGGGTGACAAGGGTGATCAAGGTCCAAAAGGGGATAAGGGTGACCAAGGCCCTGCAGGAACTAAGGGCAAGGATGCCGCTCCACTAACTGTTACCAAAACAGAAAAAGATAAAGATGGTAATACAGTCGTAACCTTATCAGACGGGACAGTTCTCAATATCGCAAAAGGCGATAAGGGGGAAAAAGGTAATCCAGGAGAAAAAGGCACTAAGGGAGATAAAGGTGACACCGGCGCTCAAGGCGCTGCAGGAAGCCACGGTAAAAATGGTGTCGATGGCAAGTCTCCAGAAATCTCCAGCGCTGAAAATACTGATGGCAGTCACACAATCACTATTAAGAATCCAAATGGCACCACCACTTCCTTTGTCGTGAAGAATGGTGAAAAAGGTGCCCAAGGTCCACAAGGTGAACGTGGTGAAAAGGGTGAAGATGGCGCTCAAGGTGCACCAGGGTTAAACGGTAAAGACGGTCTTGCACCAACAGTAACTGCTAAGCGAAACGCTGCCAACAATGGCGTTACTTTAACCATCACACCACAGATCCGTGATGAAAAAGGTAATATTGTCGATGGTAAGCCACAAACCGTAGAAATTGCCGATGGTCTTAAAGGAGATAAAGGCGAAAGAGGTTTACAAGGTGAACGCGGTCTTCAAGGCGCGCCTGGCCTAAACGGTAAGACCTTTGCCCCAGTTCTCACAAAAGATAAAGATGGCGTAACCACCATCAAGTTCTACCCAGTGAACCCAGAAACCGGTAAGCCAGACACCAATAAAGAAGCTGTTGCTAGCGGTGAAATTAAAGATGGCGAAAAAGGTGAGCCAGGTGCTCAAGGGCCAAAAGGTGAAAACGGCAAGTCTCCAGAAGTTTCAACCGCTGAAACGAAAGATGGCCATACTATCACCATCAAGAACCCAGACGGCAGCACGACTTCATTCGAAGTCAAGAACGGCCAAAAAGGTGACCAAGGGGAACGTGGTCTTCAAGGCGCAGCGGGCGCTAACGGTCAAGACGGCCTCGCACCAAAAGTAACCGCTGTTCGCAATCAAGCCAATGATGGCGTGACCCTTACTATCACGCCACAAAGTCGTGACGCCAAAGGCAAGATCGTTGATGGCACTCCACAAAGTGTCGACATCAAAGATGGAGCGAAGGGTGAAGCCGGAGCCCAAGGACTTGCCGGTAAAGATGGTCTAGCGCCAAAAGTAACTGCTAAACGCAACGATGCCAACAATGGCCTTACTTTAACCATCACGCCACAAATCCGTGATGAAAAAGGTAATATTGTTGACGGTAAGCCACAAACCGTGGAAATCAATGATGGCCTAAAAGGAGATCCAGGTGCCACAGGAGCCCAAGGTCCAAAAGGTGACAAGGGTGACCAAGGTGAACGCGGTCTTCAAGGCGCACCTGGCCTAAACGGTAAGACCTTTGCCCCAGTTCTTACAAAAGATAAAGATGGCGTAACTACCATCAAATTCTACCCAGTCAACCCAGAAACTGGAAAAGTTGACACGACTAAAGAAGCTGTCGCTACTGGTGAAATCAAAGATGGCGCTAAAGGTGACAAGGGTGAAACTGGTGCTCAAGGTCCGAAAGGGGATACTGGAGCTCAAGGCCCACAAGGACAAAAAGGCGACAAGGGTGACCAAGGTGAACGTGGTCCACAAGGTGCACCAGGTCTAGAAGGCAAATCGCCAGAAATCTCCAGCACCGAAAACACTGATGGCACTCACACCATCACTATCAAGAATCCAAATGGTGCCACCACTTCATTCGTCGTGAAGAACGGTGAAAAAGGTGAGGCAGGAGCGCCAGGATTAAATGGTAAAGACGGCAAATCACCAATTGTTTCAGCACAACGTGGATTCTCTGACAATGCCAAGAAAGTTCCAGGAACCTGGTTACGTATTAAGAATCCAGACACCTTAGAAACCACTAACAACATCTTTATTCCAGACGGAGCCAAAGGTGAAAAAGGAGACCAAGGTGCTGCAGGTGCTAACGGAAAAGATGGTGTAGACGGTAAATCACCAGAAATCTCCACTAGCGAAAACCCTGATGGCACTCATACAATCACTATTAAGAATCCAAATGGCACCACCACTTCATTTGTCGTGAAAAACGGTGAGAAAGGTGAAAGAGGTCTACAAGGTGAGCGTGGTGAAAAAGGTGAAGCCGGTGCTCAAGGGCCAAAAGGTGACAAGGGTGATCAAGGGGAACGCGGCCTTGCAGGTGATAATGGTAAATCATTTGCCCCAGTGATCACAAAAGATAAAAATGGCGTAACCACCATCAAGTTCTATCCAGTGAACCCAGAAAACGGCAAGCCAGACACAACGAAAGAAGCGGTTGCTAGCGGCGAAATCAAAGATGGCGCCAAAGGTGAAAAAGGTAAAGATGGTGTAGACGGTAAATCGCCAGAAGTTTCAACCGCTGAAACAAAAGATGGTCATACCGTTACCATCAAAAACCCAGATGGCAGCACGACTTCATTCGAAGTCAAGAACGGCCAAAAGGGAGACAAGGGTGACCAAGGTGAACGTGGTCCTCAAGGGACAGCTGGCGTAAATGGTCAAGACGGCCTTGCGCCAAAAGTAACCGCCGTTCGCAATCAAGCCAATGATGGCGTAACTCTCACCATCACGCCTCAAAGCCGTGACGCCAAAGGCAAGATCGTTGACGGCACTCCACAAAGTGTCGACATCAAAGATGGTGCCAAAGGTGAAGCGGGTGCCCAAGGACTTGCCGGTAAAGACGGTCTCGCACCAAAAGTAAGTGCTGAGCGAAATGCAGCCAACAATGGCCTAACTTTAACTATCACACCTCAAATTCGTGATGAAAAAGGCAATATCGTTGACGGTAAACCACACACCGTGGATGTCCACGATGGGCTAAAAGGTGACGATGGAAAATCCTTCGCCCCAGTTCTTACAAAAGATAAAGATGGCGTAACTACTATCAAGTTCTATCCAGTGAACCCAGCAACCGGTAAAGCAGACACCAGTAAAGAAGCCGTTGCCACAGGTGAAATCAAAGATGGCGAAAAAGGTGATAAAGGTGAAAAGGGGGACCGTGGAGAAGTAGGTCCTCAAGGTCCAAAGGGTGACAAAGGAGACACAGGTGCCCAAGGTCTGCAAGGTCAACGTGGCGAAAAGGGTGAAACCGGAGCTCGCGGCCCACAAGGCGAAAAAGGAGCAGAAGGCAAGTCCCCAGAAATTTCCACTAGTGAAAATGCTGACGGCAGTCATACCATCACCATCAAGAATCCAAGCGGCACCACCACTTCCTTCGTCGTGAAGAACGGTGAAAAAGGTCAAGCCGGAGCCCCAGGAAAAGACGGCAAATTACCTGTTGTTTTCGCACAACGTGGCTTCTCAGACAATACTAAGAAAGTTCCAGGAACCTGGTTACGTATTAAGAATCCAGACACCTTAGAAACCACCAACAACATCTTTATTCCAGATGGTGCTAAAGGTGAAAAGGGAGACCAAGGTGAACGCGGCGCACAAGGCGCAGCTGGAACCAACGGTAAAGATGGTGTAGACGGTAAATCTCCAGTTATCTCAACGAAAGATAACGACAACGGTTCTCATACTGTCACCATCAAGAATCCAGATGGCAGCATGACTTCATTTGAAGTCAAGGACGGCCAAAAGGGTGATAAAGGTGACCGTGGAGAAGTAGGCCCTCAAGGTCCAAAGGGTGACAAAGGAGACACAGGTGCACAAGGCCCACAAGGTGAGCGTGGTGAAAAGGGTGAAACCGGAGCTCGTGGCCCACAAGGCGAAAAGGGAGCAGAAGGTAAATCCCCAGAAATTTCCACTAGTGAAAACGCTGATGGTAGTCATACCATCACTATCAAGAATCCAAACGGCACTACCACTTCATTCGTCGTGAAGAACGGTGAAAAAGGTCAAGCGGGAGCCCCAGGAAAAGATGGGAAATCACCTGTTGTTTTTGCACAACGAGGCTTCTCAGACAATACCAAGAAAGTTCCAGGAACTTGGTTACGTATTAAGAATCCAGACACCTTAGAAACCACCAACAACATCTTTATTCCAGACGGTGCCAAAGGAGACCAAGGTGCTGCCGGAACTAACGGTAAAGATGGTGTAGACGGCAAGTCACCAGAAATCTCCAGCACCGAAAATGCTGACGGCACTCACACCATCACCATTAAGAATCCAAACGGGACAACGACTTCATTTACTGTGAAGAACGGTACACCAGGTGCCAAGGGTGAAAAAGGTGATAAAGGTGAAAAGGGCGACCGTGGAGAAGTAGGCCCTCAAGGTCCAAAGGGTGACAAAGGTGACACAGGTGCTCAAGGCCCACAAGGTGAACGTGGCGAAAAGGGTGAAACTGGAGCTCGAGGCCCACAAGGCGAAAAAGGAGCAGAAGGCAAATCTCCAGAAATTTCCACTACCGAAAATGCTGACGGCAGCCATACCATCACTATCAAGAATCCAAATGGAACAACGACTTCATTCGTCGTGAAGAACGGTGAAAAAGGTCAAGCGGGAGCCCCAGGAAAAGACGGGAAATCACCTGTTGTTTTCGCACAACGTGGCTTCTCAGACAATACTAAGAAAGTTCCAGGGACCTGGTTACGTATTAAGAATCCAGACACCTTAGAAACCACCAACAACATCTTTATTCCAGATGGTGCCAAAGGTGATAAAGGTGACCAAGGTGCCGCTGGAGTTAATGGTAAAGATGGCAAGGACGCAGCGCCATTGACTGTCACCAAGGCAGAAAAAGATAAAGACGGCAATACAGTCGTTACCTTATCTGATGGTACAGTCCTAAATATTGCAAAAGGCGATAAGGGCGACCAAGGTCTTCCAGGTGAAAAAGGGGCCAAAGGGGATAAAGGTGAACGTGGCGAAAAAGGCGAAAAGGGTGAAACTGGAGCTCGAGGCCCACAAGGCGAAAAAGGAGCAGAAGGCAAATCCCCAGAAATTTCCACTACCGAAAACGCTGACGGCAGCCATACCATCACCATCAAGAATCCAAACGGTACCACCACTTCATTCACTGTGAAGAATGGTACACCAGGTGCCAAGGGTGAAAAAGGTGATAAGGGAGACCAAGGTGAAAGAGGTCTACAAGGTGAACGTGGTGCCCAAGGTACTGCAGGAACCAATGGAAAAGATGGTAAAGACGGAAAATCACCACTTATCTCAACCAAAGATAACGGCGACGGATCCCACACCATCACTATTACCAATCCAGATGGCTCAACAACTACCACAACTCTCAAGAACGGTAAAGATGGAGAAAAAGGGAAAGACGCCGCTCCATTAACTGTTACCAAGACAGAAAAAGATAAAGATGGCAATACAGTTGTTACTTTATCTGACGGCACAGTTCTCAATATCGCAAAAGGCGACAAGGGCGACCAAGGTCTTCCAGGAGAAAAAGGCGCCAAGGGTGACAAGGGCGACACAGGCGCTCAAGGCCCACAAGGTGAACGTGGTGAAAAGGGTGAAACTGGCGCTCAAGGCCCACAAGGCGAAAAAGGAAAAGACGGCAAGTCGCCAGAAGTCTCAACCACCGAAACTCCAGATGGTCACACCATCACCATTAAGAACCCAGATGGCAGCACCACTTCATTCGAAGTGAAGAACGGCCAAAAAGGTGAAAAAGGTGATAAGGGAGACCGCGGTGAAAGAGGCCTCCAAGGTGAACGTGGCGCACAAGGTGCTGCAGGAAGCAACGGAAAAGACGGCAAGTCCCCAGAAGTTTCAACGACTGAAACCCCAGAAGGCCACACCATCACCATTAAGAACCCAGATGGTAGCACGACTTCATTCGAAGTGAAGAATGGCCAAAAAGGTGAGAAAGGTGATAAGGGCGACAAAGGTGACGCCGGAAGCAACGGAAAAGATGGTAAAGACGGCAAATCCATTACCGTTACCCACACCGCTAAAGATGATCAAGGCAACACGCTCGTGACTTTATCTGATGGCACAGTTCTCACCATAGCAAAAGGTGATAAAGGGGAAAAAGGCGACAAGGGCGACCAAGGTGAACGTGGTGCCCAAGGTATCGCCGGAAGCAACGGTAAAAACGGTAAAGATGGCAAGGACGGCAAGACCTATCTGCCAGTGGTGGAAAGAACCTCCTATGGTAATCTGATTAACTTCTACCCAGTCAACCCCGAAACGGGTAAGGTGGACACCACCAAGGAACCCGTTGCCAGAGCCATTGTCAAGGATGGTCTAGATGGTTTAGCGCCTAAGATCACAGCACGCCGGAATGCAACTAACGATGGAGTTATCATCACAGTAACGCCACAAGTCCGTGGAACAGATCGTTCGGTTTCTGATGACAAGCCGGAAGTCACTGAGTTGAAGGACGGCAAATCTCCAGACGTTGATGTGACTACAGACGCTAATGGCAACCATGTCGTGACCATCACCAAAACCAATGGCAAACAAAAATCAGTCACCATCACTAACGGTAAGGATGGCAAAGCCCCAATCGTTGAAACCCTACCAGGAAAAGATAAAGAAGGACATAGCGGGACGAAGATCCTGGTTAAACATCCAGACACTGGAGCCGTTATCTCTGAAAGCTTTGTCAGAGACGGAAAAGATGGTAAAGACGGCAAGGATGGCAAGGCTCCAATTGTTGAGACCAAGCCAGGCCAAGACCGAGCAGGGCAAACAGGTGCCTACATTATTGTCAAGAATCCAGACACTGGGGCAGTGATTAGTGAGACCTTCATCTCTGACGGTAAGGATGGCGAGTCGCCTAAGGTTGAAACCACCCCAGCCACCAATGATAAGGGTGAAAAAGGCCATTACATCAGCTTCACCCATCCAAAGACAGGACAAACCATCAGCAAAGTCTTTGTCAAAGATGGTAAAGACGGAAAAGATGGCAAGGACGGTCAAGATGGCTTAACTCCAGATATTAAGCCGGTCTTCGATAAGAACGGCAAACAAATCGGAGTTGAAATTCGCTTAACTGATCGCAACGGTAAGCTCTTAAGCCGAGAATTTATCTATAATGGTGAAGATGGCCAAACCCCGATCATTGAGACCGAGCCAAGCGACAATCCTCAACAACCAGGCACCAAGATTATCTATAAGAATCCGAAAACTGGAGAAGTGATCCGCCAAGTCTTCGTTCGTGACGGCAAAGACGGTAAAGATGGCAAGGATGGCCGTGACGGTCGTGATGGTAGAGATGGTAAGGATGCTCAGGGCGTTGAGAAGATCACTGTTAACAATAACGGCGATCTTGTGATTATCAACAGCAACCAAACCACCCAAGTAATCCCTCGTCCAAATAAGGGCGGCATTAAAGATGCCAAGGTCGATGATGCCGGGCATTTGATCATCAGTCTTGACGACGGTCGGACCATTGATGCAGGTCTTGTCCGCGGTAAGGACGGCCGCGACGGTCGCGATGGTAAAGATGGCAAAGACGGGAAAGATGGTCGCGGTATTAAGAATGTGAAAGTTACTGATAATGGGGACTTCATTGTGGTCTATACTGACTACAGCATTGAAGTTGCGGGCAATGTCTGTGGGACCTGTCCAAACCCAAGCAAACCTGACCAAGCTAAGCCTGGCAAACCCGTAAACCCAGATAAGCCAGGAACTCCAGATAAACCGGCTCAGCCTGACCAACCTGGAAATCCGAAAAAACCAGGAAACCCAGACAAACCAGTTAATCCGGAAAATCCAGGGAAATCAGACCAACCAGGTCATCCAGACAAAACCACTGACCAAGGGGACGAACCGAAGTCTCAGGACAAAGAAAAAACTCCGGAAAGTCCTCAAGATAAACCAAGTCCAAAAACACCAGAAACTCCTCGTTCAACTGACACAGATGAACCCAAGGAGCCCAAAAACCAAGAAGAGATTCCTACTGAACACACTGACCAGCTTGTGACAACTAAAGTTCACAAGAAACAAGGGACTCCAGTGAAGGCCTATAAGCTCAACCATCCTAAGGCCCTCAAGGCTAGCGGTAATGCGCCAGTAAATGGTCAAGACTTAACGGCAGTGCCTAGTCAAGCAACTAAGCAAGAAGTGGCTAAAATCAAGAGTCATGCAGCCAGCCTGCCAAAAACAGGTTCAGAAGCTGACTCTACCCTTCCAGTGCTCTTAGCAGCTGCCTTATTGCTCACTGGAACAGGATTGGTAACAATCAGCAAGAAGGATGAATCTCTATAA